From Pseudomonas sp. FP2335, the proteins below share one genomic window:
- a CDS encoding PQQ-dependent sugar dehydrogenase, with product MFLRKTLLAVLCTSTLLPLATAYAADGQQFPSEQGSITATPIAKGLDHPWAVAFLPDKQGFLVTERPGHLRLVSPDGKLSAPLSGVPQVWAKGQGGLLDVVLSPDFKQDRMVYLSYAEGGGQGGTAGTAVGRGRLADDLSGLKDFKVILRQEPKLSTGNHFGSRLAFDRDGYLFVTLGENNDRPTAQDLDKLQGKVVRIYPDGRVPDDNPFVGQAGVRPEIWSYGQRNPQGLALNPWSGTIWENEHGPRGGDEINIIERGKNYGWPLATHGINYSLTPIPEAKGKTAEGTVAPHHVWEKSPGISGMAFYDADRFKPWQHNAFIGALASQELIRLQFEGDKVVHEERLLGGLKARIRDVRQGPDGYLYVLTDEDDGVLYRVGLNQD from the coding sequence GTTTTTACGTAAAACGCTGCTCGCCGTCCTCTGCACCAGCACGCTGCTGCCTCTGGCCACTGCTTACGCCGCCGATGGCCAGCAGTTCCCCAGTGAGCAAGGCAGCATCACCGCCACGCCGATCGCCAAGGGCCTGGACCACCCTTGGGCGGTAGCGTTTCTGCCGGACAAGCAAGGCTTTCTGGTGACTGAACGCCCCGGCCATCTGCGGCTGGTCAGCCCGGACGGCAAGCTCTCTGCACCGCTGAGCGGTGTGCCGCAGGTCTGGGCCAAAGGGCAGGGCGGTCTGCTCGATGTGGTGTTGTCGCCGGACTTCAAGCAGGACCGCATGGTGTATCTGTCCTACGCCGAAGGTGGCGGGCAGGGCGGCACCGCCGGTACGGCGGTCGGGCGCGGACGATTGGCCGACGACTTGAGCGGGCTGAAGGATTTCAAGGTGATCCTGCGCCAGGAGCCCAAGCTGTCCACCGGCAACCACTTCGGCTCGCGCCTGGCATTCGACCGCGACGGCTATCTGTTTGTGACGCTGGGCGAAAACAACGACCGGCCGACCGCCCAGGACCTCGACAAGCTGCAAGGCAAGGTGGTGCGTATTTACCCGGACGGCCGCGTGCCGGATGACAACCCGTTCGTGGGGCAGGCCGGCGTGAGGCCTGAGATCTGGTCCTACGGCCAGCGCAACCCGCAAGGCCTGGCACTCAACCCATGGAGTGGGACGATCTGGGAAAACGAACACGGGCCGCGTGGCGGGGATGAAATCAACATCATCGAACGTGGCAAGAACTATGGCTGGCCGCTGGCAACCCACGGCATCAATTATTCCCTGACGCCGATTCCGGAAGCCAAGGGCAAGACGGCGGAAGGCACGGTGGCGCCTCACCATGTGTGGGAAAAGTCACCGGGCATCAGTGGCATGGCGTTTTATGACGCTGACCGCTTCAAGCCTTGGCAGCACAACGCATTCATTGGTGCATTGGCCAGCCAGGAATTGATCCGCTTGCAGTTCGAAGGGGACAAGGTGGTGCATGAAGAGCGCCTGCTGGGCGGCTTGAAAGCGCGGATTCGCGATGTGCGGCAAGGGCCGGATGGCTACTTGTATGTGCTGACGGATGAAGATGACGGCGTGTTGTATCGGGTCGGATTGAATCAGGACTGA
- a CDS encoding nuclear transport factor 2 family protein encodes MSSNTETRPPLPPFTLESAVEKVRLAEDGWNSRDPQRVSLAYTLDTRWRNRAEFAHGREEAKGFLSRKWAKELDYRLIKELWAFTDNRIAVRYAYEWHDDSGNWFRSYGNENWEFDENGLMANRFACINDLPIKESERKFHWPLGRRPDDHPGLSDLGL; translated from the coding sequence ATGTCATCTAACACCGAAACACGCCCGCCGTTGCCGCCGTTCACCCTCGAGTCGGCGGTCGAGAAAGTTCGCCTGGCCGAAGACGGCTGGAACTCCCGCGACCCGCAACGGGTGTCCCTGGCCTACACGCTGGACACACGCTGGCGCAACCGCGCCGAATTTGCTCACGGCCGTGAAGAAGCCAAGGGTTTCCTCAGCCGCAAATGGGCCAAGGAGTTGGACTACCGCCTGATCAAGGAGCTGTGGGCATTTACCGATAACCGCATCGCCGTGCGTTATGCCTATGAGTGGCATGACGACTCCGGCAACTGGTTCCGCTCCTACGGCAATGAGAACTGGGAGTTCGACGAAAACGGTCTGATGGCCAATCGGTTTGCCTGTATCAACGACCTGCCGATCAAGGAGAGCGAGCGCAAGTTCCACTGGCCGTTGGGTCGGCGACCGGATGATCATCCAGGGCTGTCGGACCTCGGCTTGTAA
- a CDS encoding TetR/AcrR family transcriptional regulator, which produces MNDMTYSETRDIILDVTEKLIYRHGIAATGMDLLVKTAGVSRKSIYRYFANKDELVIAALQRRDARWMQWLRTEVARSEGSGERLLALFTALKAWFGSADFRGCAFINTSGETGDPQDPVRLLAKAHKQKLFEYALELCQAHGTADPPQQAAQLLILIDGAITVALVMGDSTAADKAQCMARTLLGL; this is translated from the coding sequence ATGAACGATATGACCTATAGTGAAACCCGCGACATTATTCTCGACGTCACTGAAAAGTTGATCTACCGCCATGGCATCGCTGCCACCGGCATGGACTTACTGGTGAAAACCGCCGGCGTATCGAGAAAAAGTATTTACCGCTATTTCGCCAACAAGGACGAATTGGTGATTGCCGCCCTGCAACGGCGCGACGCGCGTTGGATGCAGTGGCTGCGCACTGAAGTGGCGCGCAGCGAGGGCAGTGGCGAACGCCTGCTGGCGCTGTTCACGGCGCTGAAGGCGTGGTTCGGCTCAGCCGACTTCCGTGGCTGCGCCTTCATCAACACCAGTGGCGAAACCGGCGACCCACAAGACCCGGTACGCCTGCTGGCCAAGGCGCATAAACAGAAACTGTTCGAGTACGCACTTGAACTGTGTCAAGCACATGGCACCGCCGACCCACCGCAGCAGGCCGCGCAACTGCTGATCCTGATCGATGGCGCCATTACCGTTGCCCTGGTGATGGGTGATTCAACAGCTGCCGATAAAGCGCAATGCATGGCGCGAACGTTATTGGGACTGTGA
- the pssA gene encoding CDP-diacylglycerol--serine O-phosphatidyltransferase, with protein MPSFFKRSLLPKLRGFPLSTDAIEVLSGADAYRRCLLEKIPQATRRIYIVALYLQQDEAGQEIYDALHAAKAARPELDIVVVVDWLRAQRGLIGAGKQPGNSAWYQAMTQSHASEVPVYGVPVQTRELFGVLHLKGFVIDDTVLYSGASLNNVYLHKFDKYRFDRYHLIHSQPLADSMQHLIEHGLVASKAVHRLDLPNPPTTRSLRNDIGDLRSRLKHAAYDTTCGQLPNGHLSVSPLLGVGKNNPLSRVILELIASAQHQLTICTPYFNLPLPVTREINRALARGVKIDIVVGDKTANDFYIPPSEPFKVIAALPYLYEISLRRFAKRHQPMIDSGQLNLHLWRDGDNTYHLKGMWVDQRYTLLTGNNLNPRAFRLDLENALLIDDPQGQWLEPRRTELAQIFQHTTRIDGYAQLQTLVDYPAAVGKFLRRVSRVRIERLLYRIL; from the coding sequence ATGCCGTCGTTCTTCAAACGTTCCCTGTTGCCTAAACTGCGCGGTTTCCCACTGTCCACCGATGCCATCGAGGTGCTGTCCGGCGCCGATGCCTATCGCCGCTGCCTGTTGGAGAAAATTCCCCAGGCGACGCGCCGCATCTACATCGTCGCGCTGTATCTGCAGCAGGACGAAGCCGGGCAGGAAATCTACGACGCCCTGCATGCCGCCAAGGCCGCAAGGCCCGAGTTGGACATCGTGGTGGTAGTCGACTGGCTGCGCGCCCAGCGTGGGTTGATCGGTGCCGGCAAACAGCCCGGCAACAGCGCCTGGTACCAGGCGATGACCCAATCCCATGCCAGTGAAGTGCCGGTGTATGGCGTGCCGGTGCAGACCCGCGAACTGTTCGGCGTGCTGCACCTCAAGGGCTTTGTGATCGACGACACGGTGCTGTACAGCGGCGCCAGCTTGAACAACGTTTACCTGCACAAGTTCGACAAGTATCGCTTCGACCGCTATCACCTGATTCACAGCCAGCCGCTGGCCGATTCCATGCAACACCTGATCGAGCACGGTCTGGTGGCGTCCAAAGCGGTGCATCGCCTCGACCTGCCGAACCCGCCGACCACCCGCAGCCTGCGCAACGACATCGGCGATTTGCGCAGCCGCCTCAAACACGCGGCCTACGACACCACCTGCGGGCAGTTGCCCAACGGTCATCTGTCGGTCAGCCCCTTGCTGGGGGTGGGCAAGAACAACCCGTTGAGCCGGGTGATCCTGGAGCTCATCGCCAGCGCCCAGCACCAGCTGACGATCTGCACGCCGTATTTCAACCTGCCGTTGCCGGTGACCCGCGAGATCAACCGTGCCCTGGCGCGTGGCGTGAAGATCGACATCGTTGTCGGCGACAAGACCGCCAACGACTTCTACATCCCGCCCAGCGAACCGTTCAAGGTGATCGCGGCATTGCCGTACCTGTACGAAATCAGCCTGCGCCGCTTCGCCAAGCGTCACCAGCCGATGATCGACAGCGGCCAGTTGAACCTGCACCTGTGGCGTGATGGCGACAACACCTACCACCTCAAGGGCATGTGGGTTGACCAGCGCTATACGTTGCTGACCGGCAACAACCTCAACCCGCGGGCGTTTCGGCTGGACCTGGAAAACGCCTTGCTGATCGATGACCCGCAAGGCCAGTGGCTGGAGCCACGGCGTACCGAGCTGGCGCAGATTTTCCAGCACACCACGCGCATCGACGGTTACGCGCAGTTGCAGACCCTGGTGGACTACCCGGCGGCGGTGGGCAAGTTTCTGCGGCGGGTCAGTCGGGTGCGGATCGAACGGTTGCTGTACCGGATTCTGTAG